A single region of the Anaerostipes rhamnosivorans genome encodes:
- a CDS encoding sulfide/dihydroorotate dehydrogenase-like FAD/NAD-binding protein, with amino-acid sequence MYKIVKKETLNNLVELMEIHAPFVARKCEPGQFIIIRVDENGERVPLTIADYDREKETVTIIYQVVGYSTELLSKKKEGDFVADFVGPLGQPSMLHKRERVLGVAGGVGAAPLYPQLRKLADMGVPVDVIIGGKSAEFVILKEKFEEFCENVFIATDDGSLGTKGFVTNVLEDQIAKGVKYDEVIAIGPLIMMKNVVNITKQHDIPTMVSLNPIMIDGTGMCGGCRVTVGGETKFACVDGPDFDGFQVNFDECMKRQTMFREEEHECKIGRGK; translated from the coding sequence GTGTATAAAATAGTAAAAAAAGAGACACTTAATAACTTGGTTGAATTGATGGAAATTCACGCGCCGTTTGTAGCAAGGAAATGTGAACCAGGGCAGTTCATCATTATCCGCGTGGATGAAAATGGAGAGAGGGTTCCTTTAACCATCGCTGACTATGACAGAGAGAAAGAAACTGTCACAATTATTTATCAGGTTGTCGGCTATTCTACGGAATTATTGAGCAAGAAAAAAGAGGGAGATTTTGTAGCCGATTTTGTTGGTCCGCTTGGACAGCCATCCATGTTACATAAAAGAGAGAGAGTTTTAGGTGTGGCAGGAGGAGTCGGTGCAGCACCACTTTACCCTCAGCTGCGCAAGCTTGCCGATATGGGAGTTCCAGTTGATGTCATAATTGGCGGCAAGAGTGCAGAGTTTGTCATTTTAAAGGAAAAATTTGAAGAGTTTTGTGAAAATGTTTTCATCGCTACAGATGACGGAAGCCTTGGGACAAAGGGATTCGTTACCAATGTACTGGAAGATCAGATTGCAAAAGGCGTCAAGTATGATGAAGTGATTGCGATCGGGCCGTTGATCATGATGAAAAATGTTGTAAACATTACAAAACAGCACGATATTCCTACCATGGTGTCCTTAAATCCTATCATGATTGATGGAACCGGAATGTGCGGCGGATGCCGCGTCACTGTAGGCGGAGAGACAAAGTTCGCCTGCGTAGACGGACCGGATTTTGACGGATTCCAGGTGAACTTTGATGAGTGTATGAAACGTCAGACAATGTTTAGAGAAGAAGAACACGAATGCAAGATTGGGAGGGGTAAGTAG
- a CDS encoding coiled-coil domain-containing protein: MPEEQMMKDMYDLMQQMNSSMITFDGRMERVEGKVDLLTVKTEKLEEKTDVLGQDIQKLNEKTDGLGRDIQGLDEKTDGLTQDIQRLDEKTDGLTQNIQRLDEKTDGLTQDIHRLDEKTDGMSRDIQRLDEKTDGLTQDIHRLDEKTDGMSRDIQRLDEKTDGLTQDIHRLDEKTDGMSRDIQRLDEKTDGLTQDIQKLDEKADGLTQDVQKLNEKTDGMSRDIQRLDEKTDGLTQDIHRLDEKTDGLTQDIQRLDEKTDGLTQDIQRLDEKTDKLSQDIQRLDKKTDILEEKTDTLSKDLKRLDQKTDVMERDIQNLNQKTDAMEQNIQNLNEKTDEMNQSICRLDQKTDRMEHDIKQLRKRTDSLEEKTDRLDRTTQLLCEQNSLLLQRTDILAEKTNLLSEKTDSIASRLERTEGEVSGLRTAMESGFSDIHMILENEICTKLNVLFENREDSSRYKMVIKRQEVLETDIELLKKTVIDHSDRLNKIL, encoded by the coding sequence TTGCCTGAAGAACAGATGATGAAAGACATGTATGATTTAATGCAACAGATGAATTCCAGTATGATTACATTTGACGGAAGAATGGAGCGTGTGGAGGGAAAGGTTGACCTGCTGACTGTTAAGACAGAAAAACTGGAAGAAAAAACAGATGTGCTGGGTCAGGACATTCAGAAGCTGAACGAGAAAACTGACGGATTGGGCCGGGACATCCAGGGGCTGGACGAGAAGACTGATGGACTGACACAGGATATCCAGAGGCTGGACGAGAAGACTGACGGACTGACACAGAATATCCAGAGACTGGATGAGAAGACTGATGGACTGACACAGGATATCCATAGGTTGGACGAAAAGACCGACGGGATGAGCCGGGACATCCAGAGGCTGGACGAGAAGACTGACGGACTGACGCAGGATATCCATAGGTTGGACGAAAAGACCGACGGGATGAGCCGGGACATCCAGAGGCTGGACGAGAAGACTGACGGACTGACGCAGGATATCCATAGGTTGGACGAAAAGACCGACGGGATGAGCCGGGACATCCAGAGACTGGACGAGAAGACTGACGGACTGACACAGGATATCCAGAAACTAGATGAGAAGGCTGACGGATTGACACAGGATGTCCAGAAGCTGAACGAAAAGACTGACGGGATGAGCCGGGACATTCAGAGACTGGATGAGAAGACCGACGGGTTGACACAGGACATTCACAGACTGGATGAGAAGACCGACGGGTTGACACAGGACATTCAGAGACTGGATGAGAAGACCGACGGGTTGACACAGGATATTCAGAGGCTGGATGAGAAGACCGATAAGCTGAGTCAGGATATTCAGAGACTGGATAAAAAAACTGATATCTTGGAAGAGAAAACGGATACTCTGAGCAAGGATCTTAAGAGATTGGATCAAAAGACCGATGTAATGGAGAGGGATATCCAGAACCTGAATCAAAAGACTGATGCAATGGAGCAGAATATCCAAAACCTGAATGAAAAAACCGATGAGATGAATCAGAGCATCTGTCGTCTGGATCAAAAAACTGATAGAATGGAACACGATATTAAGCAGCTAAGGAAAAGAACAGATTCTCTGGAAGAAAAAACAGATAGATTAGACAGAACGACACAGCTTTTGTGTGAACAAAACAGTCTGCTGCTTCAGCGGACTGATATTCTTGCAGAAAAGACAAATCTTCTTTCTGAGAAGACAGACTCTATAGCGTCTCGTCTGGAACGTACCGAAGGGGAAGTGTCCGGACTCAGAACTGCAATGGAATCTGGTTTCTCAGATATCCATATGATCTTGGAAAATGAGATCTGTACAAAACTGAATGTTTTGTTTGAAAACCGGGAAGATTCATCCAGATACAAGATGGTCATCAAAAGGCAGGAGGTCCTTGAGACAGATATAGAACTTCTAAAAAAGACCGTGATCGACCACAGTGACAGACTCAATAAGATATTGTAA
- the groL gene encoding chaperonin GroEL (60 kDa chaperone family; promotes refolding of misfolded polypeptides especially under stressful conditions; forms two stacked rings of heptamers to form a barrel-shaped 14mer; ends can be capped by GroES; misfolded proteins enter the barrel where they are refolded when GroES binds), with amino-acid sequence MAKEIKYGIEARKALEAGVNQLADTVRVTIGPKGRNVVLDKSFGIPLITNDGVTIAKEIELEDAFENMGAQIVKEVATKTNDVAGDGTTTATVLAQAMVNEGMKNLAAGANPIILRKGMKKATDAAVEAIAEMSSKVNGKDQIAKVAAISASDEEVGELVADAMEKVSNDGVITIEESKTMKTELDLVEGMQFDRGYLSAYFSTDMEKMVAELEDPYILITDKKISNIQDILPILEQIVQSGKKLLIIAEDIEGEALTTLIVNKLRGTFSVCAVKAPGYGDRRKAMLEDIAILTGGTVISEEVGLDLKEITIDQLGRAKSVKVEKENTVIVDGEGSKDAIQARIGQIKGQIEETTSEFDKEKLQERLAKLSGGVAVIRVGAATETEMKESKLRLEDALAATKAAVEEGIIFGGGSAYIHASKNVAAMAEELEGDEKTGANIILKALQAPLFHIAANAGLEGSVIINKVEEQEIGFGFDALNGKYVDMIEAGIIDPAKVTRSALQNATSVASTLLTTESVVADIKEDAPAMPAGAGAPGMGMM; translated from the coding sequence ATGGCAAAAGAAATCAAATACGGTATTGAGGCAAGAAAAGCATTAGAAGCAGGTGTGAACCAGTTAGCAGATACAGTCAGAGTTACCATCGGACCAAAGGGAAGAAATGTTGTCTTAGACAAATCTTTTGGTATCCCTTTGATCACAAATGACGGTGTTACCATCGCAAAAGAAATTGAGTTAGAAGATGCATTTGAGAACATGGGTGCTCAGATCGTCAAAGAAGTGGCAACTAAGACAAATGATGTTGCGGGTGACGGTACTACAACAGCAACTGTATTAGCTCAGGCAATGGTAAATGAAGGAATGAAGAACCTGGCAGCAGGTGCGAATCCGATCATTTTGAGAAAAGGAATGAAAAAAGCTACAGACGCTGCAGTGGAAGCAATCGCTGAGATGAGCAGCAAAGTAAATGGCAAGGACCAGATCGCGAAAGTTGCAGCAATTTCTGCAAGTGATGAGGAAGTTGGCGAGTTAGTAGCAGATGCTATGGAAAAAGTATCGAATGACGGTGTCATCACCATCGAAGAATCTAAGACAATGAAGACAGAATTAGATTTAGTAGAAGGTATGCAGTTTGACCGCGGATACTTATCTGCTTACTTCTCAACAGATATGGAAAAAATGGTTGCTGAGCTGGAAGATCCATACATCCTGATCACTGATAAGAAGATTTCAAACATCCAGGATATTCTCCCAATCTTAGAGCAGATCGTGCAGAGTGGAAAGAAACTGCTGATCATCGCTGAAGATATCGAAGGGGAAGCATTGACAACTCTGATCGTAAATAAACTTCGCGGAACATTCTCTGTTTGTGCTGTGAAAGCACCTGGATATGGTGACAGAAGAAAAGCTATGTTAGAAGATATTGCAATCTTAACAGGCGGTACAGTGATTTCTGAGGAAGTGGGATTAGACCTGAAAGAGATCACAATAGACCAGTTAGGACGCGCGAAATCTGTGAAAGTTGAAAAAGAGAATACAGTCATCGTTGACGGAGAAGGATCCAAGGATGCAATCCAGGCAAGAATTGGACAGATCAAAGGACAGATTGAAGAAACTACTTCTGAATTTGACAAAGAAAAATTACAGGAAAGACTTGCAAAATTATCCGGAGGAGTTGCAGTTATCCGTGTAGGTGCGGCAACAGAGACAGAGATGAAGGAAAGCAAGCTTCGTCTGGAAGATGCTCTTGCGGCAACGAAAGCGGCAGTTGAAGAAGGTATTATCTTCGGCGGTGGATCTGCATATATCCATGCTTCTAAAAACGTAGCAGCAATGGCTGAGGAATTAGAGGGTGACGAGAAGACAGGTGCAAACATCATCTTGAAAGCGCTCCAGGCTCCGTTATTCCACATTGCTGCAAATGCTGGTCTGGAAGGATCTGTTATCATTAATAAAGTGGAAGAACAGGAAATCGGATTTGGTTTTGATGCGTTAAACGGAAAATATGTTGACATGATCGAAGCAGGTATCATTGATCCGGCTAAGGTTACAAGAAGTGCATTACAGAATGCAACATCTGTGGCGTCTACTTTATTGACAACAGAGTCTGTAGTGGCTGACATCAAAGAAGATGCGCCGGCAATGCCAGCTGGAGCAGGGGCACCAGGAATGGGTATGATGTAA
- a CDS encoding co-chaperone GroES produces MNLKPLGDRVVLKQLEAETTTKSGIVLTTASQEKPQEAEVVAVGPGTDEVKMEVENGQKVIYSKYAGTEVKCGDDEYIIVKQNDILAVVE; encoded by the coding sequence ATGAATTTAAAACCATTAGGAGACAGAGTAGTACTGAAACAGTTAGAAGCAGAGACTACCACAAAATCCGGAATCGTGTTGACAACAGCATCTCAGGAAAAACCGCAGGAAGCGGAAGTTGTTGCAGTAGGACCTGGAACGGATGAAGTAAAAATGGAAGTAGAAAACGGACAGAAAGTCATCTATTCCAAATATGCGGGAACTGAAGTAAAATGTGGAGATGATGAGTACATCATCGTAAAACAGAACGATATTTTAGCAGTTGTAGAATAA